The following DNA comes from Cylindrospermopsis curvispora GIHE-G1.
GTAAGCTTTATGACAAGACAATCAAAACTTACTATTGAGGTTTCAGACACTTTCAGTCGCTTACTACAACTCACACCCCAACCACTTATTACACGAGGAATTTTAAAGAAGACAGAACTCACACTAGGATTATTTACACTAGCAATAGTAACACTTGTTGTGCTACTATATAGACCAAAAGATCCTCCCACAGTTATCCCCACATTAGAAGAAACTCCTATAACCACACCTAGCAGGTACACACAATTAGAAACCTTGTTAAAAGCTCAAAATTTTAGAGAAGCAGATTCAGAAACAGATAGAGTAATGTTAGCAGTAGCTAACAGACAAAGCCAGGGCTGGTTAAGAGTGGAAGATGCAGAAAATTTTCCCTGTAAGGAATTGCGCACCATTGATAATTTGTGGTTAAAATATAGTAAAGGGAAATTTGGTATCTCTGTCCAACAAGAAATATACAAAAACCTGGGCGGCACAAAACAATATAATGAAAAGGTATGGGAATCCTTCGCAGATAGAATTGGATGGAGGTCAGAGGGTTCATGGCTGAATTACAACGACTTAAACTTTTCACTATCCGCACCAACGGGTCAACTCCCGTCAATCTCCGGGACCATGTGGAGCCTTAGAAATAACCTCTTCCCTCCTGTCAAGACATGTAGAGTGTAACCCATAAAGGTTTGATAGTATTGTTAACTTTTGTAAATAACAAGAAATTAACGAAACCTTGCTAGTTCCAGGGTTTCGGATACCTGGTACTATTTATTTTTAGGATTAGGTGTATAACAATTTGCCTTGACAAATATTGTTGCTGCCTTTATTATTTCCTCATTAGTTATGTCTAACTCATCCCAAAAAAGCTTTAGCTGTCCTGGTGATGTTCCCTTCTTTTTTTGATTTGGTTTCATCCCGGCTAAAAGTTTACTCCCCCACCGGTTTTTTTCCACCTTTTTCGGTTGAGGACGATATTTTTGACAAAATCCTTTATAAATGCTTGCACACTCATCTAAAGTTTTTCCTAACGCTAAAAAGGCTGGATGCCATGTTGTTACCCCATCACTACCTAATCTCTCATGTACTCCATAGTTACTAAAATCATAAAACATTCCCTGTTGTATTCCTGCTGCTTTAGGATTGCCGTGTATATATCTCAGCGTGTTTAATGCCCTTTTCTTATCTGACATGGCAAACCCCGTGCTGTGATACCTTTTTTCCCAAAAATGCCCTGTTCTATTCAGCATCTGATTAAAGCACAGTGCTGTATACCAATTTAACCAGTGCATAATTTTAGGCAGATCTGAGGGCTGTAATGGTTCTATTAAATAATGTATGTGATTACTCATTAGACATAACCCATACATTCTAAAATTATACTTGTCAATTGCTTTTTTTATTGCA
Coding sequences within:
- a CDS encoding transposase, with product MSRKPRKLEAGYCYHITIRCNNREFRLTKLECRQVLIYAIKKAIDKYNFRMYGLCLMSNHIHYLIEPLQPSDLPKIMHWLNWYTALCFNQMLNRTGHFWEKRYHSTGFAMSDKKRALNTLRYIHGNPKAAGIQQGMFYDFSNYGVHERLGSDGVTTWHPAFLALGKTLDECASIYKGFCQKYRPQPKKVEKNRWGSKLLAGMKPNQKKKGTSPGQLKLFWDELDITNEEIIKAATIFVKANCYTPNPKNK